The sequence CTACTTCGAGCAGACCGTCCCCTGGACCAGGGTCCCCATGCCGAAGACCATGCCCGTCCAGGGCATCACCCCGGAGTCGGTCGCGAGGACGGGCACGACCCGCTGGTACAGCACGGTCCGTAAATTCTGGGTCGAACCGGTCACCGGCGCGCCCGTCTACGGCGAGGAACTCCACCAGGAGGAACTGCGCGGCGGCACCCTGCTCGGCGGCCGCGCCCGGGTCACGGCGTTCGCCGGGGACGTGAAGATGCGCGAGGACTACATCGAGCACACCGTCGCCCTGGTCAAGCACAACCGCACCCTGGTCCTGATGCTCACCTCGTACGTCCCCTGGGGCTCGCTGATCCTCGGCCTGCTGCTCCTGGCCCTCTCCCTCGGCCTGGAGGCCCGCTCCCGCCATCCCCAGGACCCGGCCCCCGCCCAGCCGGCGGAACCGGAACCGGTCACCGCCTGAGCCGCGCGTTGGTGTGCCGGGTGGGCTCGGCGGCCACCGGGTCCTCGGGCCACGGATGCTTCGGATACCGCCCGCGCAGCTCCGCCCGTACGCCCTTGTAGCCGTCCTTCCAGAAGGAGGCGAGGTCGGCCGTGACGGCGGCGGGCCGTCCGGCGGGGGAGAGCAGATGCACCAGCAGCGGCACCCCCGCCACGGCCGGCGTCTCCTCCAGCCCGAACATCTCCTGCAGCTTGACGGCGAGCACCGGCCGCTCCGGATCGTCGTAGTCGATTCGAATACTGGACCCGCTGGGTACGACGATCCGCTGCGGCGCCAGCTCGTCCAGCCGGCCGGCCTCCCCGCTCGCCCACGGCAGCAGCCGGGTGAGCGCCTGCCCGGCGTCGATCCGCGCGAGATCGGCCCGCCGGCGGGCCCGGCCCAGCTCCGGCTCCAGCCACTCGTCCACGCGCGCGTGCAGCGCGTCGTCGGACACGTCCGGCCACGGCTCCCCGAGATGCGCCCGCACGAAGGCCAGCCGCTGCCGCAGCGCCTTCGCCTCCGGCGACCAGCGCAGCAGCCCGAACCCCTCCCGGCGCAGCCCTTCCAGAAGAGCGCCGCGTACGAGCCCGGGACCGACGTCCCGCAACGGCCGTACGACCAGCTCGACGGCCCCCAGCCGCTCGACCCGCCGGGCGACGACGTCCCCGTCGGCCCAGTGCACCTCGTCCTGCTCGCTCAGCAGGGACCCGGCAGCGGCGAGTGCCACGTCCTGCGTCACGGCGGCCCCGAGCCGCACGCGCGCGTGCCCCTTGCCGGCGGGCCGGTCGGCAACGGCGACGACGATCCAGGGAGCACCCCGCAGAGCGGACCCCTCGGCCAGCTCGGCCCGGGTCCCGGAGGCCATGAGATACGACCCGCCGTCGAGCCTGGCGACCCGCTCGGGGAAGGCGAGCGCCGCGACGGCCCCGGCGAGCCGGTCGTCACCGGTGCCCTGCTCGGCCTCAGGGGCACCTTCTGGCCGGCAGTCATGGGCGGGCCGGTGGGAAGACTCCGTGGAGACGGCCCGCAGGCGCCGTACTTCCGCGGCCCATCGCGCCGCGTAGGCGTCACCCCCACGCCGGGCACGCCGCAAAGCACCGCCGAGATCATCCCCGTAGTCCCGGGGAACCTCTTCGGAGAGCAGCGCGACCACGTCCGCCCCCTGCCCGGCCGTGTCCAGCAGCGCCCGCCCCAGCCGAGGGTGCACACCCAGCCGGGCCAACCGCACACCGGCCTTTGTGGCCCTACCGGCGCGGTCCACCGCCCCCACGGCCGTCAGCGCGGAGCGCGCCGCCGCCATCGCCCCGCCCGGCGGCGGATCCAGCAACGCCAGCCCGGAGGCGTCCGGATCGCCCCAGCAGGCCGCCTGAAGGGCGAAGGCGGTCAGATCGGCCAGTCTTATCTCCGGCGCCGGAAAGGCGGGCAGACGTCCGTCCTCGGCCTCCGTCCAGCACCGGTACACCGCACCCGGCGCCTCACGCCCCGCGCGACCCGCCCGCTGCCGCCCGGCCGCCCGCGACGCCCGTACGGTGGTGAGCCCGCTCAGCCCGCGCGCGTGGTCCACCCGCGGTTCCCGCGCCAGCCCGGAGTCGACCACCACCCGCACCCCGGGCACGGTCAGCGAAGACTCGGCGACGGACGTGGCCAGCACCACACGGCGCCGCTCCCCGCCCGCCAGCACCGCGTCCTGCACGGCGGCCGGCGCGCGACCGTGCACCTGGAGCACCTCGACGTCGCCCAGATCCCCGAGCTGCCCGGCCACGCGCGCGATCTCGCCGACGCCGGGCAGGAAGCACAGCACGTCGCCCGCACGCTCGGCCAGGGCCCGCCGCACCACCGACGCCACATGCGCCAGCAGCGCCGGATCGACCCGCATCCCGTGCGGCGGCCGTACCGGGCGCGCCGGGGGCGCCCACACCGCCTCCACCGGATGGGCGACACCCGCCGCCTCGACCACCGGCGCCCCGCCGAGCAGCCGCGCCCAGCCCTGCGCGTCCGTCGTCGCCGACGCGGCCACGAGCCGCAGCTCCGGCCGCAGCGTCTGGCGCACGTCCCACAGGAAGGCGGCCGCAGTGTCGGCGTCCAGATGCCGCTCATGGCACTCGTCGAGCACCACGACATCGACGCCCGGCAGCTCCTGGTCCCGTTGCAGCCGCTGCAGCAGCACACCGGTCGTGACGACCTCCACGCGCGTGCGCCGTCCCACGGACCGTTCGCCGCGCACGGTGAAACCCACGCTCTCGCCGGGCTTCTCGCCCAGCAGCCACGCCATCCGGCGGGCCGCCGCCCGTGCGGCGATCCGCCGCGGTTCGGCCACCACGACCCGCCGCGCCGCACCGTCGCCGACCAGCCCGGCCAGCACCAACGGCACCAGAGTCGTCTTGCCGGTGCCGGGCGGCGCCACCAGGACGGCCGTGCCGTCACCCTCCAGGGCGTCGGTCAGGGCAGGCAGGGCGGAGCGCACGGGCAGCGCGTCCAGGGCGGCGTAACGGATCACGTCCCCAGTGTCGTACGACGGAAGACGCACCCCACGCGCGCGGGCGCCGACGCAATGCCGCCTACGCGCGCGTAGGCGGCAGGCAGGTCAGTCCCGCTCGCACACGAAGATGGCCGTGCCCGGGATCAGGTTTCCGCGCAGCGGGGACCAGCCGCCCCACTCCGAGGTGTTCCAGGCCGGCCACTCCGGCTCCACCAGGTCCACCAGCCGGAAACCGGAGGCCGCGACGTCCCGGACACGGTCGCCGAGCGTCCTGTGGTGCTCCACGTAGACCGCGCGGCCCTCCTCGTCCTGCTCCACATAGGGCGTGCGGTCGAAGTACGAAGCGGACACCGACAGGCCCTCGGGGCCCGGCTCGTCCGGGAACGCCCAGCGGATGGGATGCGTCACCGAGAAGACGAACCGGCCGCCGGGCCGCAGCACCCGGCGTACCTCGCGCAGCACCAGCCGCGGGTCGGCGACGAACGGCAGCGCCCCGTACGCGGAGCACGCGAGATCGAAGGAGCCGTCCGCGAAGGGCAGCGCCCCGGCGTCCGCGCAGACGAGGGGAAACGATCCGCCGATCCGCACGGCGTGCTGGAGCTGGCGGTGTGAGAGGTCCAGCGCGACCGGCCATGCCCCCCGGGCGGCCAGCCAGCGCGAACACTGGCCCGCACCCGCACCGATCTCCAGGACCGCCCTGCCCTTGAGTTCCTCCGGCGGACCGAGCAGCTCGGCCTCCACCTCGTCCAGCCCCTCCGGGCCCCACACGAAGCGGTCGTCGCCGAGGAACCTGCCGTGCTCGATCTGGTACTCGTCCGCGTTGCGGTCCCACCAGCCCCGGTTGGCCCGTGCGCTCTCCGCGACACCGGCGTCACGCCGCGTGGCTTCCGAGGTGGAATCCACGGCGTTGCCGGGGTCGTACGGTTCCGGCTCTTGGATGATCGGCTCCCTCGTCGTACTCTTCCGTCCAACCCGCCAGGGGTCCGACACGGAAGGGGACCTCCAGGCGTGCGTCGCCTTGCGGGACGTTTCTTCTGCCGGGAATGCGGTGAACCGCCCCCGGTGTGCGCGTTCGCGCATTGACCCTTTCCGGCTGCCCCCGTATGCTACAAGTTGCGCTGCGGGCCTGCGCACCTCAGACGTAGCAGGCTGCGCTCGCATCTGTTGTATGTCCCCTCGGTTGTCGAGGCGCCACCAGCGGTTTTGTGTGGCGCTTCCTTGGCTGTCCGGCTTCATCAGAGCGAAACGGGCTCCCGGCGTAAGCAGTACCTACGACTTCAATGTCCGTACCGGAGCCCTTTCCCACATGACGAGCAGCACCGAGACCACCGCCACCACCCCGCAGGTAGCGGTCAACGACATCGGTAACGAGGAAGCCTTCCTCGCAGCGATCGACGAGACGATCAAGTACTTCAACGACGGCGACATCGTCGACGGCGTCATCGTGAAGGTCGACCGGGACGAGGTCCTGCTCGACATCGGTTACAAGACCGAAGGTGTCATCCCGAGCCGCGAACTGTCGATCAAGCACGACGTCGACCCGAACGAGGTCGTCGCCGTCGGCGACGAGATCGAGGCCCTGGTCCTCCAGAAGGAGGACAAGGAAGGCCGCCTGATCCTCTCGAAGAAGCGCGCCCAGTACGAGCGTGCCTGGGGCACCATCGAGAAGATCAAGGAAGAGGACGGCATCGTCACCGGTACCGTCATCGAGGTCGTCAAGGGTGGTCTCATCCTCGACATCGGCCTCCGTGGCTTCCTCCCGGCCTCCCTGGTGGAGATGCGCCGCGTCCGTGACCTCCAGCCGTACGTCGGCAAGGAGCTCGAGGCCAAGATCATCGAGCTGGACAAGAACCGCAACAACGTGGTCCTGTCCCGCCGTGCCTGGCTCGAGCAGACCCAGTCCGAGGTCCGCCAGACGTTCCTCACGACCCTCCAGAAGGGTCAGGTCCGCTCCGGTGTGGTCTCCTCGATCGTCAACTTCGGTGCCTTCGTGGACCTGGGTGGCGTCGACGGTCTGGTCCACGTCTCCGAGCTGTCCTGGAAGCACATCGACCACCCCTCCGAGGTCGTCGAGGTCGGCCAGGAGGTCACCGTCGAGGTCCTCGACGTCGACATGGACCGCGAGCGCGTCTCCCTGTCGCTGAAGGCGACCCAGGAAGACCCGTGGCAGCAGTTCGCCCGCACCCACCAGATCGGCCAGGTCGTGCCCGGT comes from Streptomyces sp. FXJ1.172 and encodes:
- the rpsA gene encoding 30S ribosomal protein S1, which codes for MTSSTETTATTPQVAVNDIGNEEAFLAAIDETIKYFNDGDIVDGVIVKVDRDEVLLDIGYKTEGVIPSRELSIKHDVDPNEVVAVGDEIEALVLQKEDKEGRLILSKKRAQYERAWGTIEKIKEEDGIVTGTVIEVVKGGLILDIGLRGFLPASLVEMRRVRDLQPYVGKELEAKIIELDKNRNNVVLSRRAWLEQTQSEVRQTFLTTLQKGQVRSGVVSSIVNFGAFVDLGGVDGLVHVSELSWKHIDHPSEVVEVGQEVTVEVLDVDMDRERVSLSLKATQEDPWQQFARTHQIGQVVPGKVTKLVPFGAFVRVDEGIEGLVHISELAERHVEIPEQVVQVNDEIFVKVIDIDLERRRISLSLKQANESFGADPASVEFDPTLYGMAASYDDQGNYIYPEGFDPETNDWLEGYEKQREEWERQYAEAQQRFEQHQQQVIKSREADAAAAAEGGEAAAPAATGGSYSSEGADTSGALASDEALAALREKLAGGQS
- a CDS encoding class I SAM-dependent methyltransferase, which codes for MIQEPEPYDPGNAVDSTSEATRRDAGVAESARANRGWWDRNADEYQIEHGRFLGDDRFVWGPEGLDEVEAELLGPPEELKGRAVLEIGAGAGQCSRWLAARGAWPVALDLSHRQLQHAVRIGGSFPLVCADAGALPFADGSFDLACSAYGALPFVADPRLVLREVRRVLRPGGRFVFSVTHPIRWAFPDEPGPEGLSVSASYFDRTPYVEQDEEGRAVYVEHHRTLGDRVRDVAASGFRLVDLVEPEWPAWNTSEWGGWSPLRGNLIPGTAIFVCERD
- the hrpB gene encoding ATP-dependent helicase HrpB, giving the protein MIRYAALDALPVRSALPALTDALEGDGTAVLVAPPGTGKTTLVPLVLAGLVGDGAARRVVVAEPRRIAARAAARRMAWLLGEKPGESVGFTVRGERSVGRRTRVEVVTTGVLLQRLQRDQELPGVDVVVLDECHERHLDADTAAAFLWDVRQTLRPELRLVAASATTDAQGWARLLGGAPVVEAAGVAHPVEAVWAPPARPVRPPHGMRVDPALLAHVASVVRRALAERAGDVLCFLPGVGEIARVAGQLGDLGDVEVLQVHGRAPAAVQDAVLAGGERRRVVLATSVAESSLTVPGVRVVVDSGLAREPRVDHARGLSGLTTVRASRAAGRQRAGRAGREAPGAVYRCWTEAEDGRLPAFPAPEIRLADLTAFALQAACWGDPDASGLALLDPPPGGAMAAARSALTAVGAVDRAGRATKAGVRLARLGVHPRLGRALLDTAGQGADVVALLSEEVPRDYGDDLGGALRRARRGGDAYAARWAAEVRRLRAVSTESSHRPAHDCRPEGAPEAEQGTGDDRLAGAVAALAFPERVARLDGGSYLMASGTRAELAEGSALRGAPWIVVAVADRPAGKGHARVRLGAAVTQDVALAAAGSLLSEQDEVHWADGDVVARRVERLGAVELVVRPLRDVGPGLVRGALLEGLRREGFGLLRWSPEAKALRQRLAFVRAHLGEPWPDVSDDALHARVDEWLEPELGRARRRADLARIDAGQALTRLLPWASGEAGRLDELAPQRIVVPSGSSIRIDYDDPERPVLAVKLQEMFGLEETPAVAGVPLLVHLLSPAGRPAAVTADLASFWKDGYKGVRAELRGRYPKHPWPEDPVAAEPTRHTNARLRR